A region from the Rosa rugosa chromosome 6, drRosRugo1.1, whole genome shotgun sequence genome encodes:
- the LOC133714522 gene encoding mediator of RNA polymerase II transcription subunit 12 isoform X2 encodes MQRYHATGLTGAVSNNTIGGASGRDSVRAESATLPAHLPLNSRLGPPDFHPQTPNCPEETLTREYVQSGYRETVEGIEEAREISLSQAQLFNKSLVFRCREAIKKRLRAINESRAQKRKAGQVYGVPLADSLLTKPGVFPEQRPCGDDLRKKWIEGLSQQHKRLRSLADHVPHGYRKRSLFEVLTRNNVPLLRATWFVKVTYLNQIRPGSSSISSGIPDKTQLSRTELWTKDIIEYLQYLLDEFFSRNSSLPGSHNRDRSQQMLYAGSVSQRSDPASSVLDGDEPSLHFKWWYVVRLLQWHHAEGLLLPTLVIEWVLRQLQEKELLEIVQLLLPIIYGVLETVVLSQTYVRNLVGTAVRFIREPSQGGSDLVDNSRRAYTVSALVEMLRYLILSVPDSFVALDCFPLPPCVVSYVVNDGSLQKMSEDVRKIKIGSAEVASVFRSKSFDAQYQSLAFDHVVSSIQKRADNLEKAASPSYPGHSIAKAVQALDRSLAQGDVLGVYRFLFEDPCDGIINESWVAEVSPCLRTSLKWIGTVNLSFVCSVFFLCEWATCGFRDFRTAPPCELKFTGRKDFSQVHIATRLLMLKIRDLQSSPQHKNDNPAKRSIQQINIPVRSSMGSSYESKNKSRSVHQRSTKSSNIFESPGPLHDVIVCWIDQHDAGKGEGLKRLQFLVIELIRSGIFYPHVYVRQLIVSGIMDINGPVTESDRRKRHYQILKLLPGVFVHDALEEAAVAEGPKLLEAMSSYSNERRLILNGFLGDQNKNLSMKSALKQKNNAITGKDGGLPISADQWKTVELSSSILSGKSGKRGKSDADVEELKEAISLLLQLPYSSTPPTDTGLEESQGSVKRPFGSISNKMDLGEGTPGCEECRRAKRQKVSDERSSYIQGNSPIPSDDEDTWWMRKRPKSSEPLKVDPPVKLTKQVSRNRQKIVRKTQSLAQLAAARIEGSQGASTSHVCNNKISCPHHRSGLEGEPPKPTDTTKMNHAGDIVSIGKALKRLRFAEKRTITVWLMTNIRQLVEETEKTIAKVGQFGRNFTAVDDRSSIRWKLGEDELSAALYLMDVSDDLVSAVKFLLWLLPKVITSPSSTIHSGRNILLLPRNVEGQVCEVGEAFLISSLRRYENILLATDLIPEVLSATMLRASAVVASSGRVSGSAALVYSRHLLKRYGNVASVIEWEKSFKVTCDKRLYSELESGQTVDGELGFALGVPSGVEDLDDYFRQKISGVRLSRVGLNMREIVQKNVNVDDAFHYFSGKERKLFAGSTPKAPAIEKWDDGYQIAHKIITELMDCIRQTGGAAQEGDPTLVSSAVSAIVGNVGPILAKVSDFRPGGYPSAADSLNFARRILRIHISCLSLLKEALGERQTRVFEVALATEACSALAGVFSPGKGSRNQYQLSPESHDSNTKVAAAVSALIIGAVINGISSLERLVTVFRFKEKLDIIQFVRNSRSNSNGNARSAGALKGDNSLEVYVHWFRLLVGNCRTVSDGMVVELLGEPSIIALSRMQRMLPLRLVFPPAYSIFAFVIWRPFLLNTCLAVREDFNQSYQSLATAIGDVIKHLPFRDVCLRDSQGFYDLVAADSSDAEFAAMLELNGSDIHLKSMAFVPLRARLFLNAILDCKMPNFLFTQAEGNQVSGQGESKVHYSERETKLVDKLVHILDTLQPAKFHWQWVELRLLLNEQALIEKLETQDMSLVDAIRSSSPSPEKAAASENEKYFIEIILTRLLVRPDAAPLFSDVVHLFGRSLADSMLLQVKWFLGGSDVLFGRKTIRQRLMNIAESKGLSTKTHFWKPWGWFTSESDLLTNRGDKKKFEVTSLEEGEMVEEGTESKRHGKGSSQLFDNEGQSVSQQHVTERALIELLLPCIDQSSDDSRNTFANDLIKQLSNIEQQISAVTRGTSKQAGQTPSGIEGPTSKGNNRKGIRGGSPGLARRAAAAAAADSAPPSPAALRASMSLRLQLLLRLLPIFYADREPSARNMRHGLATVILRLLGNRVVHEDADPSFTPSQSSLSKRESDSSMDAASAAFADLSSESLFDELLLVLHGLLSSCQPSWLRSTKPTKESGKGFVAFDRELAENLQNDLDRMQLPDTVRWRIQTAMPVIIPSIRCVVSCQPPPVPNMALAVLQSSTSNSGIYSGNSNPLQKNQVPLARTVTGKLKPLPSQDYDMEIDPWTLLEDGAGSGPSSGNSALIGSADHGNLRASSWLKGAVRVRRKDLTYIGAVDDDS; translated from the exons GGTTTATCACAACAACACAAACGCTTGCGTTCATTGGCTGATCATGTTCCTCATGGGTATAGGAAAAGATCTCTATTTGAAGTTCTTACAAGGAATAATGTTCCATTGCTGAGAGCAACTTGGTTTGTTAAAGTCACTTATCTTAATCAG ATCCGGCCAGGTTCTTCTAGTATTTCTTCTGGGATACCTGATAAAACTCAGTTGTCTCGCACAGAGCTCTGGACCAAAGATATCATTGAATACTTGCAGTACCTTCTCGATGAATTCTTTTCAAGAAACAGTTCACTTCCTGGTTCACACAACAGAGATCGATCGCAACAAATGCTTTATGCTGGGTCAGTATCACAACGGAGTGATCCAGCATCATCAGTCCTTGATGGTGATGAGCCTTCCCTACATTTCAAGTGGTGGTATGTGGTGCGGCTCCTGCAATGGCATCATGCTGAAGGGCTGCTTCTTCCTACACTTGTTATTGAATGGGTTCTACGTCAACTGCAG GAGAAGGAATTGCTCGAGATTGTGCAGTTGCTTTTGCCTATTATATATGGTGTTTTGGAGACTGTTGTCTTATCTCAAACTTATGTGCGCAATCTTGTCGGGACAGCTGTCCGTTTCATACGCGAACCTTCTCAAGGTGGATCTGATCTTGTGGATAACTCCAGAAGGGCGTATACAGTGTCTGCTCTGGTGGAGATGCTTCGTTATTTAATACTGTCTGTACCTGACTCATTTGTAGCTTTGGATTGCTTTCCTCTACCACCATGTGTAGTCTCTTATGTAGTAAACGATGGAAGTTTACAGAAGATGTCTGAGGATGTGAGAAAGATTAAAATTGGGTCAGCAGAAGTTGCTTCTGTATTCAGAAGTAAATCTTTTGATGCTCAATATCAATCCTTGGCCTTTGATCATGTTGTTTCATCCATTCAGAAGCGTGCTGACAATCTTGAAAAGGCTGCAAGCCCTAGCTATCCAGGCCATAGTATTGCTAAAGCTGTACAGGCCCTAGATAGGTCTCTTGCGCAGGGGGATGTTCTTGGGGTATATAGATTTCTGTTTGAAGATCCTTGCGATGGAATTATAAATGAAAGTTGGGTTGCAGAAGTTAGTCCTTGCTTGAGAACATCATTGAAATGGATTGGTACTGTGAACTTGTCATTTGTTTGTTCGGTATTTTTCCTTTGTGAGTGGGCAACTTGTGGTTTCAGGGATTTTCGAACCGCTCCTCCTTGTGAGCTAAAATTTACTGGCAGAAAAGATTTTTCTCAGGTACACATTGCAACTCGGCTTTTGATGCTAAAGATCCGAGACTTACAAAGTTCACCTCAACATAAGAATGACAACCCTGCTAAACGTTCCATTCAGCAGATTAATATTCCTGTCAGAAGTTCCATGGGAAGTTCTTATGAATCTAAAAATAAGTCAAGAAGTGTGCACCAGAGAAGTACAAAATCATCAAATATATTTGAGAGCCCGGGCCCTTTACATGATGTCATAGTTTGTTGGATTGATCAACATGATGCAGGCAAAGGAGAAGGTTTGAAGCGCCTTCAATTTCTTGTGATTGAACTCATACGTTCTGGTATTTTTTACCCCCATGTCTATGTTAGACAGCTGATTGTTAGTGGCATTATGGATATAAATGGACCAGTGACTGAATCAGACAGAAGGAAGAGGCATTATCAGATCTTGAAGTTGTTGCCTGGGGTCTTTGTGCATGATGCTCTGGAAGAAGCAGCGGTTGCTGAAGGCCCAAAACTTTTGGAGGCTATGAGTTCTTATTCAAATGAACGGCGCCTCATACTTAATGGGTTCCTTGGtgatcaaaataaaaatttgagtATGAAGTCAGCTCTGAAGCAAAAGAACAATGCCATCACTGGAAAGGATGGTGGTTTGCCCATTTCTGCTGATCAGTGGAAGACTGTTGAGTTGTCATCCAGCATATTGTCTGGCAAAAGTGGCAAGAGGGGCAAAAGTGATGCTGATGTTGAAGAACTAAAGGAAGCAATCTCACTACTGTTACAACTGCCATATAGTTCCACCCCACCAACAGATACAGGACTTGAAGAGTCCCAAGGGAGTGTGAAGAGGCCTTTTGGGTCAATCTCTAACAAGATGGATCTTGGAGAAGGCACCCCTGGGTGTGAAGAATGCAGAAGAGCAAAGAGGCAAAAAGTGAGTGACGAAAGGAGCTCATATATCCAAGGAAATTCTCCAATTCCTTCAGATGATGAAGATACTTGGTGGATGAGGAAGAGACCTAAATCCTCAGAGCCGTTGAAGGTTGATCCACCAGTCAAGCTAACAAAACAGGTATCTAGGAATCGGCAGAAAATAGTGCGCAAAACTCAAAGTCTTGCTCAACTAGCAGCTGCTAGGATTGAAGGGAGCCAGGGAGCTTCTACAAGTCATGTCTGCAATAATAAGATAAGTTGTCCTCATCATAGATCTGGACTAGAGGGAGAACCTCCGAAGCCTACAGATACGACCAAAATGAACCATGCTGGAGATATTGTTTCTATTGGAAAAGCTTTAAAGCGGCTGCGATTTGCAGAGAAGAGGACTATTACTGTTTGGTTAATGACTAATATCAGGCAGCTTGTTGAAGAGACTGAAAAGACAATTGCTAAGGTTGGCCAGTTTGGTAGGAATTTCACAGCAGTTGATGATAGGAGCTCCATACGGTGGAAGCTCGGTGAGGATGAACTTTCTGCTGCACTATATTTAATGGATGTTTCAGATGATTTAGTTTCAGCAGTAAAGTTTCTTCTTTGGCTGCTGCCAAAGGTTATTACTAGCCCCAGTTCTACTATCCATAGTGGGAGAAACATTCTGCTGCTGCCAAGAAATGTTGAAGGCCAAGTATGTGAAGTTGGGGAGGCATTTCTAATATCGTCCCTCCGAAG GTATGAGAACATACTTCTTGCAACAGATCTCATTCCAGAAGTCTTATCGGCAACAATGCTCCGTGCTTCAGCAGTGGTGGCATCTAGCGGAAGAGTTTCTGGTTCGGCTGCCTTAGTTTACAGTCGGCATCTGTTGAAGCGGTATGGCAATGTGGCTAGTGTGATTGAATGGGAGAAGAGTTTCAAGGTAACATGTGATAAGAGGCTTTATTCTGAACTTGAATCTGGGCAAACAGTGGATGGAGAGTTAGGGTTCGCGCTTGGTGTTCCATCAGGAGTTGAGGATCTTGATGATTATTTTCGCCAAAAGATTAGTGGTGTCCGGTTATCTCGGGTGGGTTTGAACATGAGAGAGATTGTACAAAAAAATGTGAATGTTGACGATGCCTTTCACTATTTTTCGGGCAAGGAGAGAAAACTCTTTGCTGGCAGCACTCCTAAAGCCCCTGCAATTGAAAAATGGGATGACGGGTATCAGATTGCTCATAAAATAATAACTGAACTGATGGACTGCATTCGGCAAACTGGTGGTGCTGCTCAAGAAGGCGACCCAACTTTGGTGTCATCTGCTGTTTCTGCTATTGTTGGTAATGTAGGGCCAATTCTAGCAAAAGTTTCTGATTTCAGACCAGGGGGTTATCCATCTGCTGCTGATTCCCTAAACTTTGCTAGACGTATTCTACGCATTCATATAAGTTGCCTATCCCTTCTCAAGGAAGCTCTTGGAGAGCGTCAAACTCGTGTATTTGAGGTAGCTCTTGCCACAGAAGCTTGTTCTGCTCTTGCTGGGGTTTTTTCTCCTGGAAAGGGTTCTCGGAATCAATATCAGTTATCTCCTGAATCCCATGATTCCAATACAAAAGTTGCAGCTGCTGTTTCTGCTCTAATCATTGGGGCAGTTATTAATGGGATTTCTAGCTTGGAGAGGTTGGTGACTGTGTTCAGGTTTAAGGAAAAGTTGGATATAATTCAATTTGTGAGGAATAGTAGATCCAACTCAAATGGTAATGCTCGTTCTGCTGGGGCACTTAAGGGTGATAACTCACTTGAAGTTTATGTTCATTGGTTTAGATTGCTTGTTGGAAACTGCAGAACTGTTTCGGATGGAATGGTTGTGGAACTCTTGGGTGAACCATCCATAATAGCTCTTTCCAGGATGCAGCGAATGCTTCCTCTTCGTTTGGTTTTTCCACCTGCGTATTCAATATTTGCTTTTGTTATATGGCGGCCATTCCTTCTGAACACTTGCCTTGCAGTTCGTGAGGATTTTAATCAGTCATATCAATCTTTAGCAACAGCTATAGGTGATGTTATTAAGCATTTGCCTTTTCGCGATGTTTGTTTGAGAGATAGTCAGGGTTTCTATGACCTTGTAGCGGCAGATAGCAGCGATGCTGAATTTGCTGCCATGCTGGAGTTGAACGGTTCAGACATTCATTTAAAATCCATGGCTTTTGTTCCATTACGTGCAAGGCTTTTTCTGAATGCCATTCTTGACTGTAAGATGCCAAACTTTTTATTTACACAGGCGGAAGGAAATCAGGTATCTGGACAGGGCGAATCTAAAGTTCACTATTCAGAGCGTGAAACAAAGCTTGTAGATAAGCTTGTCCATATTTTAGATACCCTTCAACCTGCAAAATTTCATTGGCAATGGGTAGAACTCAGGCTCCTTTTGAATGAACAAGCCCTCATTGAAAAACTAGAGACACAGGACATGTCTTTAGTGGATGCCATACGTTCATCCTCACCTAGTCCAGAAAAGGCTGCTGCCTCTGAAAATGAGAAATATTTCATTGAAATCATCCTTACAAGATTATTGGTTAGACCTGATGCTGCACCCCTTTTCTCAGATGTGGTTCATCTCTTTGGGAGGTCTCTTGCAGATTCTATGTTGTTGCAGGTTAAATGGTTCCTGGGTGGTTCAGATGTTCTTTTTGGACGAAAAACCATTAGACAACGGCTTATGAATATTGCCGAGAGTAAAGGTCTCTCGACTAAGACCCACTTTTGGAAACCTTGGGGCTGGTTTACTTCTGAATCTGATCTTCTGACAAACAGGGGAGataagaagaagtttgaagtcaccTCCCTTGAAGAGGGTGAGATGGTTGAAGAGGGGACAGAGTCGAAAAGGCATGGGAAAGGGTCCAGTCAATTATTTGACAATGAAGGCCAGAGTGTCTCCCAGCAGCATGTGACAGAGAGGGCTCTCATTGAATTACTTCTTCCTTGCATAGATCAAAGTTCAGATGACTCACGAAATACTTTTGCAAATGATTTGATCAAGCAGTTGAGTAATATCGAGCAACAAATTAGTGCTGTGACTCGCGGGACAAGCAAGCAAGCAGGACAAACTCCTTCTGGAATTGAAGGTCCCACAAGCAAGGGAAATAATCGCAAAGGTATAAGGGGTGGCAGTCCTGGATTAGCTAGAcgtgcagcagcagcagcagcagcagattCTGCTCCACCGTCCCCTGCAGCTTTGCGTGCTTCTATGTCATTGAGATTGCAGTTACTCTTGAGATTGCTTCCAATCTTCTATGCAGATAG AGAGCCATCAGCGCGGAACATGAGGCATGGGCTTGCCACCGTTATATTACGCCTTCTAGGAAACAGAGTTGTGCATGAGGATGCAGACCCATCCTTCACTCCCTCACAGAGTTCTTTATCCAAGAGGGAGTCAGATTCTTCAATGGATGCTGCCTCTGCTGCTTTTGCAGACTTGTCAAGCGAAAGTCTCTTTGATGAGTTATTGCTGGTTCTGCATGGGCTGTTAAGCAGTTGCCAGCCAAGTTGGTTGAGGTCTACTAAACCAACAAAAGAAAGTGGGAAAGGTTTTGTTGCATTTGATCGTGAACTGGCAGAGAATTTGCAG AATGACTTGGATCGCATGCAGCTACCTGACACTGTTAGGTGGCGTATTCAAACTGCAATGCCGGTAATAATTCCTTCAATTCGGTGCGTTGTGTCGTGCCAGCCACCACCAGTTCCAAACATGGCTTTGGCTGTTCTTCAGTCCAGCACATCAAATTCCGGGATCTACTCGGGAAACTCGAACCCACTGCAGAAAAATCAGGTTCCTCTGGCACGAACAGTAACGGGGAAGTTGAAGCCATTGCCATCCCAGGATTATGATATGGAGATTGACCCATGGACACTCCTGGAAGATGGTGCAGGATCAGGCCCGAGCTCAGGCAACAGTGCTTTAATAGGCAGTGCAGATCATGGAAATCTTCGAGCATCTAGCTGGCTTAAGGGGGCTGTAAGAGTAAGACGGAAGGATCTCACATACATTGGTGCTGTGGACGATGACAGCTGA